The Bacteroidota bacterium genome contains the following window.
TTGATATTCAATAGTTTCCAATGCAGCGAAACTCATTTTATTTTTCTTGGCAGCTTGACTAAGCTTTTGCTCATAGGCTACTGTTTTTCCCAATAATTCGCTTATTAAAATAGCTGAACCATAAAAAGGTTTTAACCTTTGTACTTGTTTAAACTTCTTTTCCTTAATGCGTAAAGTATCTAATACATAATGCTGAAAAGAATAGTACTCTTCGTCCGACATATAATTCCGTAAGGTAACTCCATTAGGGAAAATCATATTTCGAGCAATTTCCACCTGTTTTGCGAAAGGAATTTCCATATCAATTTCCAGTGCTAAGGTTTTACAACTATTGAACTTTTCTTTCATGATTTGATTGAAAAAATAATCCTTTTTGGGAATCATGTGAATTGTTCCAAAGAGATAGGATGGTTCTGAAAGACCATTTCCTGAAATTTCCCATAAAAGGGAGTTTTCTAAGGTTGATGCAGATTGAGCAATTTCATGCTGAGCCAATGCATTAGTAGAAATTACTATGCAAATGAAAAAAGACAAGAACGTTCTTATCATCTTATATTTATTATTCATAAGATTATGATATTGTTTTATTAAGCGCTTGACAAACTATCAAGACTTTATTTCTTCTCAAAGATATCACTTAATATTCCTTTCAAATGAGACGCTGACATTTCCATGGCTTTACCCATTTCAGATATCATTTTTAATTCAGAATCATCAATATGGCCATCGGCAGCTGCTACAGCCAGAGCACACTTTATAACAGTCTCTTTACCATGTTCATTTAATGATGGGCCTACATTCTTCAGATAGGTGGTTACATCTTTATTTTCTTTTTGAACCTGAACGATATAGTCTTCCAATTGTGGAGATGAAATATTATTTTGACTAAATTCATTAATAATCTCCAATACCTGTTCTTTCTCCTTTTCATCTATTACACCATCAGCCAGCATCATCAATATCATCGAATGTTTGATGGCTTTTTCATATTCTGCCATAAATGCCTCATTATTTGAGGGTGCATTTTCCAATACCCGTGGAATATAGGTTCCTTTGCATTGACCACATTCAACATACTCACCAACACG
Protein-coding sequences here:
- a CDS encoding TraB/GumN family protein translates to MIRTFLSFFICIVISTNALAQHEIAQSASTLENSLLWEISGNGLSEPSYLFGTIHMIPKKDYFFNQIMKEKFNSCKTLALEIDMEIPFAKQVEIARNMIFPNGVTLRNYMSDEEYYSFQHYVLDTLRIKEKKFKQVQRLKPFYGSAILISELLGKTVAYEQKLSQAAKKNKMSFAALETIEYQ
- a CDS encoding zinc-ribbon domain-containing protein; translation: MIIFGTRGVKSTMSAGNFNCPQCDQSTPYRHRKVTNFFTLYFIPIIPLGRVGEYVECGQCKGTYIPRVLENAPSNNEAFMAEYEKAIKHSMILMMLADGVIDEKEKEQVLEIINEFSQNNISSPQLEDYIVQVQKENKDVTTYLKNVGPSLNEHGKETVIKCALAVAAADGHIDDSELKMISEMGKAMEMSASHLKGILSDIFEKK